AAGGCAAAATGTACCGGTATGAAAGTGAAGTGGTCACTCACTATTGTTTTCTGCATTATATAAATAAATTCTCTCACGATGGGACGCCCAAAATGAGAAAATTTGTCCATGGATTGCAATTTTGTGGTGAGTGATGATAACGTTTTTGTTAATCATTCAATGAATAGTTATGTTGGAATGACTAAGGTTgataaatatctttttttggATTCAGGTAAGGCAAATGcagtttaagttttttttttcacaattccATCGCTCATTTGATATTTAGATCTCCGCTACCACATGTTGGGtgcagaaataaaaatgaacCACAGAAACTATTGTATTGAATTCAAAAATACCCTTTTCATGATGgtcaataatttcattttgcGAAGTCTACAAGTGCTTGAGCTCCGAAGGATAAACTATTTATGCcgtagaaaacgttttccgtggttgcatagcctgatataaacgcgagaggggttgggagaattcgagaaagttatgcaaacccctctcgtgtttatatcagcctatgcaaacacaggaaaaaaagttttctattgcttttataaaataacttcctctaaaaactacaacgcgggaaaagatttaaaaaagttcattttactgatcaaaaatatcttcctacaacattcatttcacaatgggatttctcaactgaccaatgaAAACATATTTCGAAATCTGgtgatggcgtgtttacaactcgtgtatctttacgtcacagccgtgtttacatactctcatgcaagcacgcctctcggccaatcagagtgcACGTACTATCTTAGATAttttatgaataataatattaccataGATGAAAGAACAGTCATAGGAGAAAGGGCAATTTACAACATatgaataaataacaaaaatagaGCACCTGTTGCTTTGTATGCTTTGATTTAGTATCCTGTCTTTCTGTGCTTTGTGTTTCATGAGGGATAGCTGCAGGTTCATTATCACTGTCATAATCAAGGGGAGCCAATACCTTGCCCCCAAGTATACTCTCAATTTGCCAGTCGGACATCTTCTGAAGCTGCTCAAAACAACGTTCTTTTACTTCAGTAAAGCCGAGCTCCTACAGGCAAAACAGAACCAAGGACACATTAATACATAGTGAACGGCGAGGTTTTCTGACAAGCTTGGTATTCATGTCTATTGGCCAATCAAGGTCAAATTAACTTCACAAAATGAATGAATCGGGCTGATAACAGTAACTAGTTAGTACTACTATGGATGTATCTCAAGCATTCGCATCTTGTTTTGTTAGACGGCAACTTGACGTTTATCGATTAGACTgagtttaattaattaattacataAATTCAATTACAGTGACCTATTATGAaaaggttttaattttttttcttcccagaAATTGGTGTCTGTGACATAGATGTAGAAAATAATGTGACACAATTACAAAATGCCAATTCATCCTTAACATGAAGTTTTTAgacaaattaaaatgcataCAAACTACAGTCCCTCCTCTATTAAGCAGTGAAACGCCAACTAAACGCTTAATATATAGAGGTTGATTGTTTAAAATAAGTCTTCTAAAATTTAGTATGTAATATGGAACTAGTATGTATGTATATCTTCTATCACGTgacaaaaacagtaaaaaaaaaaataagtgcaAAGTATCAAGTAAATTTGTATGTTCGAGGACGTTCGCACCAGAGTGTTGTAAACCACCCTAATAACAATACAGTTTTGCCATTAAACATGAAGTGACAAAAATCGCATTGTAATTGACTAGGTGACTGCTAAACAGATGTGAAATACAGAGGTGAAAGGTAGCCAAATGTTGATCGCATCTGCTTAACAGAAGTGACAGCTtaatccaggtgatctggtgacgtaattcggaggactgagatgaaaaattttaacgccgtatcccacaacctcgCGCGGcattattttcgaattcaacatggcagaggtgaggttagagctcgtcgcgTCTACTTggttgttcattcagtaacaggaaatgtggtagacacaatgatctgttgagttttggcaatggaaatgcttcagggagtttggaaacaacacctaaggccgcgcgcggttgtgggatacggctttaaaatttttcttcccagtcctccaaattacgtcaccagatcacctggatagtGGTCAAATGTAAAGTGATTAGTTGGAACGATGGTTGGGAATTTGACAACTGTCCCTTAAATAGAGAGTAACTGCTTCATAGAGCACCACTTAACAAAGTTTTGACTCTACTAAGTGAAGCAAAATACTAAACACTGTTGAAGTATTTCTAAATACACAGAACTTATTTCTATACAATAACCATTAGGGTAGATTTATCATTCCTTTCTCTTGAGAAAAATGAAGAATCTGATTTCCACCCTACCTTGAGAGCATCTGGTAACAATCCTTTAATTTCCTTCTTGGAAAAAATTGTAAAGAGCTGCAAGTGAAGTTCTTCTCTATCATGAAGATAGTCAGTCAAATGTTTCACACTGCCCTGACAGCTCTTACTCCATTTACTTTCAGCTTGTCCACTATCACTATCACCATCTTGTGATGAACTGAATGACTTGAGATGACTTCTTTTCCTCTTGCTCCTAGTGCCCATGAAATCGCCATAATAACAATTCTTAGTATTATTCCAGCCCACATGCAACACAATTACCAACTGATAATTACTTAATTGCAGCATGTCTGCTGATAGATTTTATAACAGGAGCTATCTACAATGTagtaaatgttttcttttctcctttaGGAAAATTTATTGTGATGCGGTAGAAAAATTCTTAACTGTTTTTTAAGTACTCATCTTGTCCCTAAGATATTAAAGTTCTAAAGTAAAGTAAGTGTTTAGAATCCATTATGTCACAAATGTGGTACACTAATTTACAGTATCatattaacaacaataataggACCATCGTTTGCACCAGACCCTTCAGGAGTATATAGCAGACTGGACAGCAAgaatttacataacaataacaataataataacaattattatataaccctgtctcacaaggtagGGGAACTAcgaaattcacgaatttgattggctgaaacggatattgaccacggtctagattttcccatctagaccggcaatgttttgaagtgaaaaagtcgcaaactaaaatgcaaaatcattgactgttttcatctaacaatatgtatttctgcaagtgccaaaaagctgatgagaaaaaaaaaaataatgaggacgagcaaactttggaggaattaaattcggtccatatcccttcgcaagcaaaatgccagttagtaataccaggttacaataaacaaagtaaattgttcttgttttcgccatataataaacatcttattaaccgagctaagtcggtctatatgggagaatcttgacctcggtcgtgtgtacagacctcactgcgttcggtctgtacttacgacctcggtcaagattctcccatacagaccgacttagctcggttaaggacgttcgcgctaattgtttgtgcgcaacccttctgcgcaggtaacgcgactgtaatatgtcacgcatcactacgattgacaggtcccgaagataaacatggcgtcgaaaacgccggggaaaaaaatttcaggccgagtttactcctttggatcatcggtgacccctatttttttaaccatgaatcacttactctacttactatctacgaaatatgataaaatgaaaaaaatctcaccgtaagaagttgtctttttttaaaattttctttcctcgtgccatcgaattccggtagtggttgtaattgatagagtttatgaaaacgctcgtcgaggatgaactctactgtttacgacatccctagcggcatgaaattatcttaaaatcccacccctaaaaacctatgcacagaaaccttcaatctaacgggttatttttaggattttcgatggattagcagaggagactacatctcgttattatgaccgatttatcgaaattaaggcatttttccactgccattttctccgaaacaaagtcggtgacccccattttttttttcatttttggagtaagtactttatcaactaactctaggggagaaatgaagaaaatctcaccgtaggaagattttggcgcgaacgtccttaataagagctaataacaataataataataatgatgcaGGAGGATAGGTTGCAACTTATGTGCTGTTTTATGAGGAGTTCTGTAGGCTACTTTACAACACCATATAGCAGAACACCCTGCTCCAGTCATGTTCATTGGGGACTGTAATTTTCATGTTGATGATGTCAATAACTATCAGGTGAAACATTTTGCTCATTTGCTTGGAGCCTTTGATCTCAAACAGTATCATTGTGAAATGCCATTGACATACAGTATGTCAATGGCATTACACATAATGATGGTCACACCCTTGACCTTGTAATCACAAGATCGGAGGACTCAATCATGAGAAAAATATGGATTCGTGATCCTGCAATCCCTGATCACCGAGCAATTCATTGTGAATTGAACTTACGGAAAAACCTATATATGCCAAAAAATGGTTCATTTTCGGTAATTACGATCTATTAATCCAAATTGTTTCCCTGAGAACATTTTAGCCTCTGCATCGTTAAGTCAATCTTCCAGTGATTTACAGTCTTGTCTCCCAATACAAAAGTGTTTTGCTGTCATTGCTTGACAAGCATGCGCATCTGAAGTCAAAGTATGTGACCATTCAACCATCCACTGTACGGTACACACTGGAAGTGGCAGAAGAGAACCACTAGAGGCGTGGTCTAGAAGGGAAATGGTTAAAAACGGGTGGACTGGGAGAACTATGTGTACCAGTGCAGAGTAGTCACTAAGTTCATTGACAATCTGAAGTCTTATACATCAATTATTCAGGAAAATGCTAGTGATCAGAAGGTGCTGTTCGAGAATGTTAACAAGTTACCTCAGAAGAAAACAGTGCAGCATTATCCTTCCACACAGGAAACCGTTTTGCcgatttttttcaaagaaaagatttcTAACATACATCAGAGCTTGAGTGCCAGACTACAGACGGCTGATGAGACACCCTACCTAGCTGAGACATGCACTGTCCTATTCCAGGATTTTAGTGTAGCCTCTCTAGAGGAGGTGAGAGACTGCCTCTACATCGTCATGCAAACCCTGACCCACTACCAGCCCTCGTTGTGAAGGGATGTTTGAACACACTTCTCCCTATAATAACTCAAATTGTCAATCTAAACGAACCCGTAGTGATAGCAG
This window of the Acropora muricata isolate sample 2 chromosome 14, ASM3666990v1, whole genome shotgun sequence genome carries:
- the LOC136899561 gene encoding caspase activity and apoptosis inhibitor 1-like isoform X2, with product MDKRAVSPDSSTQITEKKKKEKKQKSKHRSKRKRSHLKSFSSSQDGDSDSGQAESKWSKSCQGSVKHLTDYLHDREELHLQLFTIFSKKEIKGLLPDALKELGFTEVKERCFEQLQKMSDWQIESILGGKVLAPLDYDSDNEPAAIPHETQSTERQDTKSKHTKQQEKTMDKEIEDKEENDMTITLFQEMFTIPKQEDIDKLVQGTSVLTEQASDISRSGESSVDAESELKELEFRARALESLVRAREQQMNLDED
- the LOC136899561 gene encoding caspase activity and apoptosis inhibitor 1-like isoform X1; translation: MDKRAVSPDSSTQITEKKKKEKKQKSKHRSKRKRSHLKSFSSSQDGDSDSGQAESKWSKSCQGSVKHLTDYLHDREELHLQLFTIFSKKEIKGLLPDALKELGFTEVKERCFEQLQKMSDWQIESILGGKVLAPLDYDSDNEPAAIPHETQSTERQDTKSKHTKQQGRSCYSKEKTMDKEIEDKEENDMTITLFQEMFTIPKQEDIDKLVQGTSVLTEQASDISRSGESSVDAESELKELEFRARALESLVRAREQQMNLDED